In Hydrogenovibrio marinus, a single genomic region encodes these proteins:
- the dnaA gene encoding chromosomal replication initiator protein DnaA produces MTTPLWPQLLKQLQNVLTDQQLYTWINPLQAVEDREVLRLIAPSGFILDWVNKHLLSQIEHAISLVSPVNTPRVALEAGEYAIESLNVAEDTSVPQPLRAPSKPKSDARSDDTTTKTIQHNLNPHFTFDSFVQGKANQLAAAAARQVAENPGGSYNPFFIYGGVGLGKTHLMHSIGNELIRKNPKARVVYLHSERFVADMVNALRHNKIDDFKRFYRSLDALLIDDIQFFANKEQSQEEFFHTFNTLLEGNKQVILTSDRFPKEVDGLEDRLKSRFGWGLTIAVEPPEFEMRVAILMKKASEFGFILPDEVAFFIAKRLRGNVRDLEGALKRVGAFAQFTQQMISVEIAKEALKDLLALQQKMVTLSNIQKTVADFYKVRVADLLSKKRSRNIARPRQMAMAISKELTTHSLPEIGDAFGGRDHTTVLHAVRKMKELRESDHRIDEDFSSLVRIITN; encoded by the coding sequence TTGACAACACCTCTCTGGCCGCAATTGCTTAAGCAATTGCAAAATGTTTTAACGGACCAACAGCTTTACACTTGGATCAATCCGTTACAAGCCGTTGAAGATCGTGAAGTATTACGCTTGATTGCGCCCTCTGGATTTATTCTGGATTGGGTCAACAAACATCTTCTATCCCAAATCGAACACGCCATTTCGCTGGTGTCGCCGGTCAACACGCCACGTGTTGCATTGGAGGCAGGTGAATACGCCATCGAAAGCCTGAATGTCGCTGAAGACACTTCCGTTCCACAACCCTTAAGAGCACCGTCAAAACCTAAATCCGATGCCCGATCGGATGACACAACTACCAAAACCATCCAGCACAACCTAAACCCGCATTTCACTTTTGACTCGTTTGTCCAAGGTAAAGCTAACCAACTGGCTGCCGCCGCCGCGCGACAAGTGGCTGAAAATCCAGGTGGAAGTTACAACCCATTCTTTATCTATGGTGGTGTAGGTCTGGGTAAAACTCACTTGATGCACTCCATCGGAAATGAACTAATCCGTAAGAACCCAAAAGCGCGTGTCGTGTATCTGCACTCAGAGCGCTTCGTTGCCGACATGGTCAACGCTCTTAGACATAACAAAATAGACGACTTCAAACGTTTTTACCGTTCATTAGACGCTCTACTAATTGATGATATTCAATTCTTTGCCAACAAAGAACAATCGCAAGAAGAGTTCTTCCATACCTTCAATACCCTATTAGAAGGCAACAAACAGGTTATCTTGACCAGTGACCGCTTCCCGAAAGAAGTCGATGGTTTGGAAGACCGTTTGAAATCCCGCTTCGGCTGGGGGTTGACCATCGCGGTGGAACCACCTGAGTTTGAGATGCGTGTTGCTATCCTGATGAAAAAAGCGTCTGAATTTGGCTTTATCCTACCGGACGAAGTCGCATTCTTTATTGCCAAACGCCTTAGAGGCAATGTCCGTGATTTGGAAGGGGCATTGAAGCGTGTGGGGGCTTTCGCTCAGTTCACTCAACAAATGATCAGCGTCGAAATTGCTAAAGAAGCTTTAAAAGACTTGCTTGCGCTACAGCAAAAAATGGTGACGTTATCGAACATCCAAAAGACTGTCGCGGATTTTTACAAAGTGCGTGTCGCGGATCTTTTATCCAAAAAACGTTCACGCAATATTGCTCGCCCTCGCCAAATGGCGATGGCAATTTCAAAAGAGCTGACAACCCATAGCTTACCGGAAATCGGCGATGCTTTTGGTGGGCGCGATCACACCACTGTATTACATGCCGTGCGTAAGATGAAAGAGCTGAGAGAGTCCGATCATCGCATTGATGAAGATTTCAGTTCCTTAGTGAGAATCATCACGAATTAA
- the dnaN gene encoding DNA polymerase III subunit beta, with protein MKISLSRENLLKVLQTVGGVVEKRQTMPILGNILFQINQNTLTVTASDLEIETRASTELETSDGDFDVTLPAIKLISIVRSLPDGLTVVLEFEEMRCKLSAGRSNFKLSTLPADDFPTIDLTQAELSFSMQQHQLKQLIHNTAFAMASQDVRFYLNGMLFDISHQTLRVVATDGHRLSTCSTLLETEGLTATQAILPRKGVLELQKLIGDDDSLISFSLAKNYLTVQFEETVFTCKLVDGRFPDFKRVIPQHNDQLVQTDREVLRSILQRSAILSNDKFKGIRLSLAPNLLAVHAQNSDQDESHEDMAIDYQGTQMEIGFNVNYLIDVLNSMHEQTVTLYLKDANSSCMVETQNEACHCQHVIMPMRL; from the coding sequence ATGAAAATCAGTCTATCGCGAGAAAACCTTTTAAAAGTCCTTCAAACGGTAGGAGGGGTTGTTGAAAAACGCCAGACCATGCCGATCTTGGGAAATATCTTATTCCAAATCAACCAAAACACCCTTACTGTTACCGCATCCGATTTAGAAATCGAAACGCGAGCGTCTACAGAACTCGAAACAAGTGATGGCGATTTCGACGTCACACTGCCCGCCATTAAGCTCATCAGCATTGTTCGCTCTTTACCAGACGGTTTGACTGTCGTTTTGGAATTTGAAGAAATGCGCTGTAAGCTTTCTGCAGGACGCTCGAATTTCAAACTGTCAACACTGCCTGCAGACGATTTCCCAACCATTGACCTGACTCAAGCAGAACTGTCCTTCTCAATGCAGCAGCATCAGTTAAAGCAATTGATTCATAACACTGCATTTGCAATGGCAAGCCAAGATGTGCGCTTCTATCTGAATGGTATGTTATTTGACATCAGTCACCAAACTTTACGTGTGGTTGCGACTGACGGTCACCGCTTGTCAACTTGCTCCACTCTTTTGGAAACAGAAGGTCTGACAGCGACTCAGGCAATTTTGCCGCGTAAAGGGGTCTTGGAACTACAAAAACTGATCGGTGATGACGACAGCTTGATTTCCTTCTCTTTGGCGAAAAACTATCTGACAGTTCAGTTCGAAGAAACGGTCTTCACCTGTAAATTGGTTGATGGCCGCTTCCCAGATTTCAAACGTGTCATTCCTCAGCATAATGATCAATTGGTACAAACCGACCGTGAAGTACTTCGTAGCATCCTTCAACGTTCGGCCATTTTATCGAATGACAAATTCAAGGGCATCCGTTTGTCTCTAGCGCCAAACTTGTTGGCAGTTCATGCACAGAACTCCGATCAAGACGAGTCTCATGAAGATATGGCGATTGATTATCAAGGCACGCAAATGGAAATCGGGTTTAACGTTAACTACCTGATTGATGTTCTCAACTCAATGCACGAGCAAACGGTTACCCTGTACTTGAAAGATGCCAACAGCAGCTGCATGGTCGAGACACAAAACGAAGCTTGTCATTGCCAGCATGTCATCATGCCAATGCGTCTGTAG